A region from the Desulfuromonas sp. TF genome encodes:
- a CDS encoding translocation/assembly module TamB domain-containing protein translates to MVKRLILLMAALLLLAVISVFTAGLWLLRTPQGARWLLETAAGAAGAELEIDRVEGRLADDLLLEGIRLRREGTEAVLDRLLLRWQPGRLLQGDLAVVELALEGGEITTSPEPPSEEKGPAEFTWPRLSGWALRLDAVIEELRLEDITLHPPEGEARRLDLAARLTWDEGILEVSDLDAVAEGYRLQGNAAAGFVSPLLHLDLRLSLPEMVADLKGFRLTADLKEDADALLSGPVQLRGGKGKTVILDLTAQISLAREVLRLRDFELTHAAWGGVLSGEGEIALQDPFAYSLQVEAKGFDLARQTGVAAELGGRIEVSGTLQEYGGSFQLSSRGAGWRQGRLAGSFSGSMEGVALSDLDGAWLRGSIGGEATVGWREGVQVEAMLQGRGLDPAVIDPRWSGVVNLDLKGALEKLPGEALWAEMEGALLESTLRGRPLTGRVDLSVRGEDLNIAALELHGDGFDLAAHGRLRERLEISADVRRLDGLIPGAAGSVQAEGWVRWAEGQLAGRLGFQGDGIAFAGARAATLRGEANRPEGRSFSVRLRSGGLAYDRLRLDALELSLDGTLESHELDLTAGGPQGRGMLRAEGGWTGEFWAGTLEQLRGETRKLGDWRLVNPVALQLGIGRVRVAPLRLEGGADMVLEMTASLTGSPLRGTLEGTWRKIDLSLLGPFLPKTVKLEGRSSGKTDLHLLEQGRTAVAGRVEAKGRLELEDFSASFSRVEGTVDWDAGGLAARVEAELEGGGRLAADLSSEEAPLTVPRRGTLDGSWRDLDLSLLRPWLPETILLEGRSSGEAALRLLGAERTVIKGRVEAAGQLATEDIEASFSRVEGTVDWDAGGLDARLEAEMEDGGRLAADLHSEEAPLAMPRRGILEGRWERIDLFLLSPWIPSAVHLRGALSGEVRGEWLPGQKLALTGSTEVGDGEVTWRREEGEVAFDLSTAEASWRWKGESLEGNLDIALAEVGRIEGSFSLPLPARIPTSSPPQGPLSVRLSGEMREQGLLSAIFPGLLRESEGELAVRLSIGGTWRSPDLGGMVHLSGAGAYLPAAGVEIQDVEVRAELSGQRLRLVSFSALSGPGRIEGNGEVRLDQWRVVEYQATVKGERFQAVDLPELQLLVSPDLELSGTTERLKVRGTVELPELILVERKRPEMVAESPDVVIVGGETPAERGDLPIALDLRVKVVLGKRVLIRYAGVDARLAGELTLISEGIEDINARGEIRVAEGIYSAYGVQLKIDRGRILFAGGPVDRPTLDILALRTIGEIKAGVQVGGTPREPVVKLYSDPAMPDTDVLSYIVLGHPMGGDRESAGLLMGAAGALLSGGESAVLQDRLKRQLGVDVLTIESGGGEVESSMVTIGKYLSPRLYISYGQSLFTESNVARLRYEISEHWEVESKMGEDSGVDLFYKIEFK, encoded by the coding sequence ATGGTGAAACGCCTGATCCTTCTTATGGCCGCGCTTCTGCTGCTGGCCGTCATCTCTGTTTTTACCGCCGGTCTCTGGCTGCTGCGCACTCCGCAGGGTGCGCGTTGGCTTCTGGAGACGGCCGCCGGAGCGGCCGGTGCGGAGTTGGAGATCGACCGGGTGGAAGGGCGGCTGGCCGACGACCTGCTCCTGGAGGGGATACGGCTCCGCCGGGAGGGGACGGAAGCGGTGCTCGATCGCCTGCTCCTGCGATGGCAGCCCGGCCGCCTTCTGCAGGGGGATCTCGCGGTGGTGGAACTGGCCCTCGAAGGGGGGGAGATCACGACGAGCCCGGAACCTCCTTCCGAGGAGAAAGGACCCGCCGAATTCACCTGGCCGCGGCTATCGGGATGGGCCTTGCGCCTGGACGCGGTGATAGAGGAATTGCGCCTTGAGGACATCACGCTGCATCCCCCTGAGGGGGAGGCCCGGCGTCTTGACCTGGCGGCGCGGCTCACCTGGGATGAAGGAATTCTGGAGGTGAGCGATCTCGATGCCGTCGCAGAGGGATATCGCCTGCAGGGGAACGCGGCGGCGGGATTCGTCAGCCCGCTCCTGCATCTCGACCTGCGATTGAGCCTCCCCGAGATGGTCGCCGATCTGAAGGGATTCAGATTGACGGCCGATCTCAAAGAAGACGCCGACGCACTCCTCTCCGGTCCAGTACAGCTGCGCGGGGGAAAAGGGAAGACGGTGATCCTCGACCTGACGGCGCAAATCTCCCTCGCCCGGGAGGTTCTGCGCCTGCGGGATTTCGAGCTGACCCACGCCGCCTGGGGCGGAGTGCTGAGCGGGGAAGGCGAGATCGCCCTGCAGGACCCTTTCGCCTACTCGCTGCAAGTCGAGGCGAAAGGGTTTGACCTGGCTAGGCAAACCGGCGTGGCAGCCGAACTCGGCGGAAGGATCGAGGTCTCCGGTACCCTGCAGGAGTACGGGGGGAGTTTCCAACTCTCCAGCCGGGGTGCCGGATGGCGCCAGGGGCGGCTGGCCGGAAGTTTTTCCGGCAGCATGGAAGGGGTAGCCCTCAGCGACCTGGACGGCGCCTGGCTCCGCGGCTCCATCGGTGGCGAAGCCACCGTCGGATGGCGCGAGGGCGTTCAGGTCGAGGCGATGCTCCAGGGGCGCGGCCTCGACCCGGCGGTCATCGATCCCCGGTGGAGCGGGGTCGTCAATCTCGATCTGAAAGGCGCTCTGGAGAAGCTTCCGGGCGAAGCGCTGTGGGCCGAAATGGAAGGAGCCCTTCTTGAAAGCACCCTGCGCGGCCGTCCTCTGACCGGCCGGGTCGATCTATCCGTGCGGGGAGAAGACCTGAATATCGCCGCCCTCGAACTGCATGGTGACGGCTTCGATCTTGCCGCCCACGGTCGCCTGCGGGAGCGGCTGGAGATCAGCGCCGATGTGCGCCGGCTCGACGGACTCATTCCAGGGGCTGCCGGAAGTGTGCAAGCGGAAGGCTGGGTGCGCTGGGCAGAAGGGCAGCTCGCCGGCCGTCTGGGATTTCAGGGGGATGGGATCGCATTCGCAGGGGCCCGGGCGGCGACTCTGCGCGGCGAGGCGAACCGTCCCGAAGGACGATCCTTTTCCGTACGCCTGCGGTCCGGAGGGCTGGCCTACGATCGGCTGCGCCTGGACGCCCTCGAGCTGTCCCTCGACGGGACCCTCGAGAGCCACGAACTGGACCTGACCGCAGGCGGGCCGCAGGGTCGGGGAATGCTTCGGGCCGAAGGAGGATGGACGGGAGAGTTCTGGGCGGGGACCCTTGAACAGCTTCGTGGCGAGACGCGCAAATTAGGAGACTGGCGGCTCGTAAACCCGGTGGCGCTGCAGCTCGGAATCGGCAGGGTGAGGGTTGCGCCTCTGCGCCTGGAGGGGGGCGCCGACATGGTTCTGGAAATGACCGCCAGTCTGACCGGCTCCCCCCTGCGTGGGACTCTGGAGGGAACATGGCGAAAGATCGATCTCTCCCTGCTGGGACCCTTTCTGCCGAAAACCGTAAAGCTGGAGGGACGAAGCAGCGGCAAGACGGACCTGCACCTGCTGGAACAGGGACGGACTGCCGTCGCTGGGAGGGTCGAGGCGAAGGGACGGCTGGAGCTGGAGGACTTTTCCGCCTCCTTTTCCCGGGTGGAGGGAACCGTCGACTGGGATGCCGGCGGACTCGCCGCCCGCGTCGAAGCGGAACTGGAGGGAGGGGGGAGACTCGCCGCCGATCTGAGCTCCGAAGAGGCGCCGTTGACGGTGCCCCGGCGCGGAACCCTGGACGGGAGCTGGCGGGACCTCGATCTCTCCCTGCTGAGACCCTGGCTGCCGGAAACCATCCTGCTGGAGGGGCGCAGCAGTGGCGAGGCCGCACTCAGGCTGCTTGGAGCTGAGCGAACTGTCATCAAGGGAAGGGTCGAAGCGGCGGGGCAACTGGCGACGGAGGACATCGAAGCTTCCTTTTCCCGGGTGGAGGGAACCGTCGACTGGGATGCCGGCGGACTCGATGCCCGTCTTGAAGCGGAGATGGAGGATGGGGGGAGGCTCGCCGCCGATCTTCACTCCGAAGAGGCGCCGCTGGCGATGCCCCGGCGAGGAATTCTTGAGGGGAGATGGGAACGGATCGATCTCTTCCTCCTGAGTCCCTGGATTCCCTCCGCCGTTCACCTCCGGGGAGCTTTGAGCGGAGAGGTACGGGGAGAGTGGCTCCCCGGCCAGAAGCTCGCTCTGACCGGCAGCACGGAAGTCGGCGATGGAGAAGTAACCTGGAGGCGAGAGGAGGGGGAGGTCGCCTTCGACCTGAGCACGGCCGAGGCGAGCTGGCGGTGGAAGGGGGAGTCCCTGGAGGGAAACTTGGATATTGCCCTCGCCGAAGTCGGACGGATCGAAGGGTCCTTCAGTCTTCCTCTGCCGGCCCGGATACCCACTTCCTCCCCGCCGCAGGGGCCGCTCTCGGTGCGCCTCAGCGGCGAGATGAGGGAGCAGGGGCTGCTCTCCGCCATTTTCCCGGGCCTGCTGCGGGAAAGTGAAGGAGAACTGGCGGTCCGGCTGAGTATCGGCGGAACCTGGCGTTCTCCAGATCTCGGAGGCATGGTGCACCTGAGCGGCGCCGGCGCCTATCTCCCCGCCGCAGGCGTCGAAATCCAGGACGTTGAGGTCAGGGCCGAACTGTCCGGACAGAGGCTCCGTCTCGTCTCCTTCTCCGCCCTTTCCGGACCGGGACGCATCGAGGGGAACGGAGAGGTGCGGCTTGATCAGTGGCGGGTCGTCGAATATCAGGCGACGGTAAAGGGAGAGCGCTTCCAGGCCGTCGATCTCCCCGAGCTGCAGCTCCTCGTCTCTCCCGATCTCGAGCTCAGCGGCACCACCGAGAGACTCAAGGTGCGCGGGACAGTGGAGCTGCCGGAACTGATCCTCGTGGAGCGCAAAAGGCCCGAGATGGTGGCGGAAAGCCCAGATGTCGTGATCGTCGGGGGGGAAACTCCCGCCGAAAGGGGGGACCTCCCCATCGCGCTCGATCTCAGGGTGAAGGTAGTCCTCGGAAAGCGCGTGCTGATCAGGTACGCAGGCGTCGATGCCCGTCTCGCAGGGGAGCTCACGCTGATTTCAGAGGGTATCGAAGACATCAATGCCAGGGGAGAGATCCGTGTCGCCGAGGGAATCTACTCAGCCTACGGTGTGCAGCTCAAGATTGATCGAGGCCGGATTCTCTTTGCCGGCGGCCCTGTCGACCGGCCGACCCTGGATATTCTGGCACTGCGCACCATCGGCGAAATAAAGGCGGGGGTTCAGGTCGGCGGCACTCCCCGGGAGCCGGTGGTGAAGCTCTACTCCGACCCTGCCATGCCGGACACGGATGTACTGTCCTATATCGTTCTCGGCCATCCGATGGGTGGGGACCGCGAAAGTGCCGGTCTGCTTATGGGAGCCGCCGGCGCCCTCCTCTCCGGCGGCGAATCGGCTGTGCTGCAGGACCGCCTCAAAAGGCAACTCGGTGTCGATGTCCTGACCATCGAATCGGGAGGCGGCGAGGTCGAAAGTTCCATGGTGACGATCGGCAAATACCTCAGCCCGCGCCTCTACATCAGCTATGGGCAGTCGCTCTTCACCGAAAGCAATGTGGCCAGGTTGCGGTACGAGATCAGCGAGCACTGGGAGGTCGAATCAAAGATGGGGGAAGATAGCGGGGTTGATCTCTTCTACAAGATCGAGTTCAAATAA
- a CDS encoding autotransporter assembly complex family protein translates to MCALLPKRSIFLFLALLALFTPLAAVPAQAAEAVQVTVRGVEGEDEEGNIRAALVLPTGLVRDERVDRRWLERFAERAPQLVQKALRPFGYYNAQATASLQELVPEHRYNLIVQVEQGKPVRVTEAGILIQGPGSDESELRELTADFPLKRGDVLRQDLYEKAKGALKARAIDFGYLNAAFSEHRILVDPEENSAEIDLVLATGPRFQFGETLIHGAPEFPDKFLRRYMAYEADERFSYSRLGQTQLNFLDSDRFRDVIVTPRLEMAQERRVPVSIQLVPSARRRLRPGIGYGTDTGARFTLQYKDVNMLHRGHELSGNFLVAELRQDLIAAYIVPSPRDMNTQTALRAGLEKEQPDTYERSSLFVELERVHGFKKGMTGSVFLRLLREDYTVGEEDDDTSFLVLPGVRFSRRTYSDPVRPRGGYLISVEVRGTHQDIGSDTGLLQAIGSGNILVPLPARFSVFARVKAGSTWQNEPLREIPPSLRFFAGGDQSVRGYGYQDLGPEDENGDVVGGKNLLVGSVELERALGENWGVAVFYDAGNAFDNFSDYEIFEGAGIGIRRYTPVGPIRIDIARQLGVSDPSYRLHIGVGFGW, encoded by the coding sequence TTGTGCGCACTGCTACCGAAACGCTCCATCTTTCTTTTTCTTGCCCTGCTCGCGCTGTTCACTCCTCTTGCGGCGGTACCGGCGCAGGCGGCTGAAGCGGTTCAGGTGACGGTCCGGGGGGTCGAAGGGGAGGATGAGGAGGGAAACATCCGTGCCGCCCTGGTCCTGCCGACCGGTCTGGTCAGGGACGAACGGGTGGACCGCCGCTGGCTGGAACGCTTCGCCGAGAGGGCACCGCAGCTGGTCCAAAAGGCGCTTCGGCCCTTCGGTTATTACAATGCCCAGGCGACGGCTTCCTTGCAGGAACTCGTTCCGGAGCATCGATACAACCTCATCGTTCAGGTCGAACAGGGAAAGCCGGTCCGGGTCACAGAGGCCGGAATCCTCATCCAGGGACCCGGCAGCGACGAGTCGGAACTGCGCGAGTTGACAGCTGACTTTCCCCTTAAACGCGGCGATGTTCTGCGACAGGACCTCTATGAGAAAGCTAAGGGAGCACTCAAGGCCCGGGCCATTGATTTTGGGTACCTCAACGCCGCTTTTTCCGAGCACCGCATTCTTGTAGATCCCGAAGAAAATAGCGCCGAGATCGATCTCGTCCTGGCCACCGGCCCTCGATTTCAGTTCGGCGAGACCCTCATTCATGGCGCACCCGAGTTTCCCGACAAATTCCTGCGCCGCTACATGGCCTACGAGGCGGACGAGCGCTTCTCCTATTCCCGCCTCGGACAGACACAGCTCAACTTCCTCGATTCCGACCGCTTCCGGGACGTGATCGTCACCCCGCGCCTGGAAATGGCGCAGGAGCGCCGGGTTCCGGTAAGCATCCAGCTCGTCCCTTCGGCGCGCCGCCGCCTGCGCCCCGGCATCGGATACGGGACCGATACAGGCGCGCGCTTCACGCTCCAGTACAAGGATGTCAACATGCTTCATCGCGGGCACGAACTTTCCGGGAATTTCCTGGTGGCCGAGCTGCGCCAGGATCTCATTGCGGCCTATATTGTCCCCAGCCCGCGGGACATGAACACCCAGACCGCCCTGCGGGCCGGCTTGGAAAAAGAGCAGCCGGACACCTACGAACGATCCTCCCTGTTCGTGGAGCTGGAGAGAGTGCATGGCTTCAAAAAGGGGATGACCGGCTCGGTCTTCCTCCGTCTGCTGCGGGAGGACTACACCGTCGGCGAGGAGGACGACGATACCTCCTTTCTGGTCCTTCCCGGCGTGCGATTCAGCCGGCGGACCTATTCGGACCCGGTACGCCCCCGGGGAGGATATCTGATCAGTGTCGAGGTGAGAGGCACGCATCAGGATATAGGTTCGGACACGGGTCTGCTCCAGGCGATCGGCTCGGGCAACATCCTGGTGCCCCTGCCGGCCCGTTTCTCCGTATTCGCACGGGTGAAGGCGGGATCCACATGGCAGAACGAGCCCCTCCGGGAAATCCCGCCTTCGCTCCGCTTCTTTGCCGGGGGCGATCAGAGCGTTCGCGGCTACGGCTACCAGGATCTCGGCCCCGAAGACGAAAATGGCGACGTTGTAGGCGGCAAGAACCTGCTGGTGGGGAGCGTCGAATTGGAGCGTGCCCTGGGTGAGAACTGGGGTGTGGCCGTCTTCTATGATGCCGGCAACGCCTTCGACAATTTTTCTGACTACGAGATCTTCGAGGGGGCTGGGATCGGAATTCGCCGCTACACTCCTGTGGGTCCGATCCGGATCGACATCGCCCGGCAGCTCGGCGTGTCCGATCCTTCCTATCGCCTCCACATCGGTGTGGGGTTCGGATGGTGA
- a CDS encoding septal ring lytic transglycosylase RlpA family protein, which translates to MPDELKSLLLPLSLILLLSLLLGACGPAYRSRVIDTPETRGLKGWEKPYEVNGERYQPMRRDQHEGFSEEGLASWYGPNFHGKKTSNGETYDMHAMTAAHKTLPLGVWVRVTSRVNGRQSIVRVNDRGPFVKGRIIDLSYSAARELDVVGPGTAPVRIEALGYRETDGAGKIAYRQPKSYTIGSYSVQVGAFTVAENARRLSAQLEEKHGHAHVEEGWVNGSLFHRVRVGKYPSIEAAETARVDFEKSGFPNCFTVAMD; encoded by the coding sequence ATGCCCGATGAGTTGAAATCCCTTCTCCTCCCTTTGTCTCTTATCCTCCTGCTGTCCCTTTTGCTCGGCGCCTGCGGACCGGCCTACCGCTCCCGCGTAATCGACACTCCCGAGACCAGAGGGCTCAAGGGATGGGAGAAGCCCTACGAGGTCAACGGGGAGCGATACCAGCCGATGCGAAGAGATCAGCACGAAGGATTTTCCGAGGAGGGTCTCGCCAGCTGGTACGGCCCGAATTTCCACGGCAAAAAGACCAGCAACGGCGAAACCTATGACATGCACGCCATGACCGCCGCCCATAAGACCCTGCCGCTAGGCGTCTGGGTGCGGGTGACCAGCCGCGTCAACGGCAGGCAGTCGATTGTGCGGGTCAATGACCGGGGCCCTTTCGTCAAGGGGCGGATCATCGATCTTTCCTATTCGGCGGCGAGGGAACTTGACGTGGTTGGGCCCGGCACCGCGCCGGTGCGGATCGAGGCGCTGGGATATCGTGAGACCGACGGCGCCGGCAAAATCGCCTATCGCCAGCCCAAAAGCTACACCATAGGAAGTTACAGCGTGCAGGTCGGCGCCTTTACCGTTGCCGAAAACGCCCGCCGACTAAGCGCCCAGTTGGAAGAAAAGCATGGTCACGCCCATGTGGAGGAGGGCTGGGTCAACGGAAGCCTTTTCCACCGGGTTCGCGTCGGCAAATATCCTTCCATCGAGGCGGCCGAGACAGCGAGAGTGGACTTCGAAAAGAGCGGCTTCCCAAACTGCTTTACCGTCGCGATGGACTAA
- a CDS encoding carbohydrate kinase family protein has protein sequence MPFAVVGLGQCAYDILGRVDAYPAVDAKAELGEVLFQGGGPAATALVTLARMDIGTTFLGRVGDDDFGARIRSGLLAEGVDCGNLLTDPGRTSQFAFIAVEHGSGRRNIFWTRGSARPLSLSEIDPAPIRSCRVLHLDGLQQEASLAAARIAREAGVTTVLDGGTFRSGTADLLPLIDHLVVSEKFALQACGGNEPRRALEKLLSHGPRAVTVTVGARGSHTLSREGEEFHQRAFPVDTVDTTGCGDVFHGGYIYGLLQGWELRRTVRFAAACAALKTRALGGRTAIPTLAEVENFLSEQA, from the coding sequence ATGCCTTTCGCCGTTGTCGGTCTTGGCCAGTGCGCCTACGATATCCTTGGGCGGGTCGACGCGTATCCTGCGGTCGATGCCAAGGCTGAACTTGGGGAGGTCCTTTTCCAGGGAGGGGGACCGGCGGCCACGGCGCTGGTGACCCTGGCCAGGATGGACATTGGGACGACCTTTCTCGGCCGGGTGGGGGACGATGATTTCGGCGCGCGCATCCGCAGCGGACTCCTTGCCGAAGGGGTCGACTGCGGCAACCTTCTGACCGATCCCGGCCGCACGAGTCAGTTCGCCTTCATCGCCGTCGAGCATGGGAGCGGCCGCCGCAACATCTTCTGGACTCGCGGCAGCGCCCGGCCCCTTTCTCTTTCCGAAATCGACCCTGCACCGATCCGCAGTTGCCGGGTCCTTCACTTGGACGGACTGCAGCAGGAGGCCTCGTTGGCCGCGGCCCGCATCGCCCGGGAGGCCGGAGTGACCACGGTCCTCGACGGCGGCACCTTCCGGAGCGGCACCGCCGATCTCCTGCCCCTGATCGATCACCTGGTGGTCAGCGAAAAATTCGCCCTGCAGGCGTGCGGCGGGAACGAGCCGCGTCGCGCCCTCGAAAAACTTCTGAGTCACGGCCCCCGGGCCGTGACCGTGACGGTCGGGGCGCGGGGAAGCCACACCCTGAGCCGCGAAGGGGAGGAGTTCCACCAACGGGCCTTCCCCGTCGACACGGTGGACACTACCGGATGTGGCGACGTGTTCCACGGTGGCTACATCTACGGGCTGCTGCAGGGATGGGAGCTTCGGCGAACCGTGCGCTTCGCCGCCGCCTGCGCAGCACTCAAGACCAGAGCCCTCGGAGGCCGGACGGCCATTCCGACCCTTGCAGAGGTGGAAAATTTTTTGTCAGAACAGGCGTAG
- a CDS encoding acetyl-CoA carboxylase carboxyltransferase subunit alpha, giving the protein MQFYLDFEKPLVELEQKIRELKEYSTDKVDFSGDIRKLEKKADKLREEIFSNLSRWQRTQLARHVNRPFTLDFVEHIFTDWFEVHGDRNFRDDPALVCGFARFDGEPCVVIGHQKGRDTKAKVYRNFGMPNPEGYRKALRVMQMAEQFGLPIFTFVDTPGAFPGIGAEERGQAEAIARNLREMAALTVPVIVTITGEGGSGGALAIAVGNRVMMMEYSVYAVISPEGCAAILWSDGTKGPQASEALKLTAKDIDELGCVIDDVIPEPLGGAHNDVELAAANVKVYLKKHLDELKALTPEELVEQRYQKFRVMTRVAE; this is encoded by the coding sequence ATGCAATTCTATCTCGATTTCGAAAAGCCCCTGGTCGAACTGGAGCAGAAGATCCGTGAACTCAAGGAATATTCCACCGACAAGGTCGACTTTTCCGGCGATATAAGGAAGCTCGAGAAGAAAGCCGACAAGCTTCGCGAGGAGATCTTCTCCAATCTGAGCCGCTGGCAGCGCACCCAGCTGGCACGCCATGTCAACCGCCCCTTTACCCTCGATTTCGTCGAACATATTTTTACCGACTGGTTCGAGGTCCATGGCGACCGCAACTTCCGCGATGACCCCGCCCTGGTCTGCGGCTTCGCCCGTTTTGACGGCGAGCCCTGCGTGGTGATCGGACACCAGAAGGGGCGCGACACCAAGGCGAAGGTGTACCGCAATTTCGGTATGCCCAATCCCGAAGGGTATCGCAAGGCTCTGCGGGTGATGCAGATGGCCGAGCAGTTCGGTCTGCCCATCTTTACCTTCGTCGACACCCCAGGCGCCTTTCCCGGCATCGGAGCCGAGGAGCGCGGACAGGCCGAGGCCATCGCCCGTAACCTGAGGGAAATGGCGGCCCTTACCGTACCGGTCATCGTCACCATCACCGGCGAGGGCGGCTCCGGTGGCGCTCTGGCGATCGCCGTCGGCAACCGGGTGATGATGATGGAATACTCGGTCTATGCGGTTATCTCACCTGAGGGGTGCGCCGCCATCCTCTGGAGCGACGGGACCAAGGGACCGCAAGCGTCCGAGGCCCTCAAGCTGACCGCCAAGGATATCGACGAACTCGGCTGCGTCATCGACGACGTGATCCCCGAACCCCTTGGAGGCGCGCACAACGATGTCGAGCTGGCCGCCGCCAACGTCAAGGTCTACCTGAAGAAACATCTTGATGAGCTCAAGGCCCTCACCCCCGAAGAGCTGGTCGAGCAGCGTTACCAGAAGTTCCGGGTCATGACGAGGGTGGCCGAGTAA